The following DNA comes from Ricinus communis isolate WT05 ecotype wild-type chromosome 10, ASM1957865v1, whole genome shotgun sequence.
CTCATAAGTACAACCATCTGACCAAACATATTTCCCATTGCCCTCAGGGACATTGCCAAGCAATGACCCAGAATAAGATTCCCCATTGGGAAGACTGAGCTCCCCAACTCTAAAAGATGCAGCTTCAGAAGAAGAATGGGCAGCTTCACCGTTGATTGATACAGAGTGATAGTCTCTATCAATAATGAGGTCAACAGATTTTGTTCTATCTGCAGAAGTTAGTGACCGTTCAACATGATCAGCAATGGCCGCAGGACCAGACATGCATAATGCCCAAAAGGTTACGATTCCTCCCCAGATTAGAAGCAAGCTTAAAATCTCCTGGTCCTTTAATCTACACAACTAGAAAGAAAGAGGGGATAAAAAAAGCTTTAAACGAGTAAGGCCTTGAATAACTGACTAGTTGTTGATTGCAGAACAAACAATTGTGACATCATTGAGCAACTATAAAGGTGTTAACAAACCAACAGGATAAAAAGCATGAAAGAACAgataaaaccaaaaaaaaaaataataataataattacgcAAACACTTGTTGCTATCAGAAGTAAGGGAAAAACCAGACTCATACTCCAACTTCAGGaagagggaaaaagaaaacacaaatcaaaaaataaaacaaaattaatgaacAATGAAAGTCAACTACGAATaaccagaaagaaaaaagaaaaaattcccATTAGTAAATGAATGACCTTGTGAAATTTTACTAATTCAGCAAAACAAGTATCCagaaaatccaaaaaaaaaaaaagaagatccaaatgagtctttaatttttagattaaatGCAATTATCAGCTTATATCTTCTGTTTATCCTAAAATGTTCTTAAacctgaaaataataataccaCCAAAATTCAGTCAACTATTTCATGTATCAGAAATTTCCACATTAGAGAAAAGATCCCTCAGCTAAGAATAAGACATGTTGTACAAAAAACTGATTCCACAAACAACACTGccgatattatatatacatatatatataaaaacacCGACAGACATGTACACATATGCAGAGCTTATAGAAGTAGAAATGGAGAGGAGCAAAGTAAGTAAGTAGCTGTACCTTCAAAGATGAGACAAAGTTGCTGCATACATACAGAGGCCGCAGAGAAGAAGGAGTTGAAATTGGAGAGCTTGGCTCAAAAACAAAAGCAATTCAACTTTTTCCACTTTctctgttttattttatatttaattaaaagctTTTGACGAATTATGGTCCTCCTTCGGATCCAATAaagttctctctctctctctctctctctctctctctctctctctctctctctcattaGCCCATACCAAAAtgaattactaattaaataaattactaaatctaataaatttcttttctgatattattttaacactttttattctttaaatatattttctattttgtatCAAATCATTCTActttatttaagtttttctattcgaaattataatctttattaacctaattactaacaaatcttaaattttagactttttaacgattttagattatttttaaaaaatttataaaattatacttaaattaaattattttttaaatcatccTTCAATAGTaactttcaattaaaattgCTGATATTACCAGAAATTCATagaatactaataaaaaaataaaaaaaatttgctaATTTAGGAATTTAGTTTTCCTAAATGCTCTTTCAAGAAAagtatttcttcttctttaattctttctttttactactatttttccttatttacttttttttttcaatgactaacataaaattgaagaaaagatAATTACAGAAAAATTAAACCCACAACAATAAAACGATTAAATCAACTTCGgagaaatttatagaatttaaatttaaaatttatatattttaaataaaataaaaaattatttttatgaaattgattatagttaaactaaattataataaaataaattaaaattttaaataaattatacattagtaaattaatatattccataacactaaaaaattattttaatttaattatttctattttattttctctctcatgtcttttttcaaataaaatgaattctttatggaatttatatatttttagtacgATTTATTTAGTTACTCAAAATTTAAGATATTGGATCCAAAATACTTATTGACGAGATTGCGAGAAACAaaagttgtttatttattgtggatttagaaaatgaatcaatattttttagattttttataaaagcatGGGAAATGGGatgcaaaattttatttatcaaatacaatgtaattgaaatataaattattttaaaattataaatactttaaaaattaatttgacttcacatatataaaaaatcaactaaaattaatataaaaatgtgGCTTATATGGATTCTCTATTTCTGAATACGATAAACCGTTTTGAAAAATGGTGGGGTTGGTTTGATTTGGGAGTCGTTGTACTAGATTGTGACCTTGGCCCCaacatttttcaaataataataatcaagaaaattgcaaaacaaaatcattttttattgaCGTTTAGTAGGATGCGGCATTACCTACTCTACTACTATGCtcttacatatatatattacaagttttttaatatagcCGTGGCTCcgttttactaataaatttaatttatatttttcaataatttaaaaaaatttctttttatagctATTACGTGTAGAGACGAATGGTATAATATTTTAACGTACCCgtttacatataattttaatagaatgataaaaaattaaaaaatttcttttttagcaaacaaattaagaaaaaaaattaatatgataagaaTCGAGACgcaatatttaaataatttgataatgaatataataatttatttcgttaaaattttgaatttaaattaaatagtatttaaaatggatatataaatagttaattaattaaattaataattttatattaatgatgtaatattaataatgtatATTGATAGAGGTCTAAGGAGAGGGTAGGTAGAGGATGCCAATTGTACTTTTGGTTTCATTTTCCAAGGCAAGAAAATTTAGTGTAGTTAAATCATGCAACTTTTTTGTAGCTGAGAAAGGAGCTTATCAAATTTATTCCTATGAAAAGCATAGATCTACAAGTACCAAGCTCCCTTTTTTTGTCTCCACCTTTTAAAATGTATTGTCTCCCTTTTCGTTATTGTACCCtcttttaatgaaataaacaTGAAGATATATGTCcttagttttcatttttcatttataattaaattcactgATATTGATAggaaattattgttattatggTGAATCTATATctactattaaatttttaaaaaaatttgctaAACGCCCTTGTGGTTTTACGTATTATCATTTAgatatttatagtttatttttttttatcattttgataCTATGTGAATATAACCGTTAGCAAATAACGATTAAATATACAACACCGTTAAGAGATTCTCTAACGTGGCACGCAATAGCTATTATTCTTTCAATTGCGACGTTAGAACCTACTAATAGTGTTATGCAATTTGATCGTTATTTACTAACGGTCATATTCACAAGAtaacaaaatgataaaataaaaataaaaacacatgcTTTAGTAGTTTAgtgaaattttttcttaaatttttatactgatatatatactatctgaattttttatcaaggtatttttattgattacaTTCAAAATCAATAGTTTTAAGGGAATAACTCAAgcatcaatattataaatttgtatCCCTTCTTTGATGTGAATATCTTTTTTCCCCttccatttaaatatttagttcGTCAtggattaatatttataattcgcacgattcaaaaaaaaaattaaaaatttcaaatgcatatttttataatgaaattaatatttgcgGATATTGCGGTAGATTTAAatgttgaaaagaaaataatataaagctAGTAGGTAGTTTGGTGTATGTGTTGGCTCATACAAGTGAAGAGCATATATACAGAATCTAGGGgggtttgtttttgtttttattttattattttaaaattgttgcACGTATGgatgataatattattaattttgagcATATTccaaagtaattaaaaaaaataaaagctaccaacattttaaaaagaaaataatttagtcacataataaaaaaatggtaatATTAAAAGTGATGATTACTATTTTCAGATATAAAGCAAGCAATTAACTGattcaattgaattttagTGCATCAATTATCAATGACATTTTGATAAGCTGATACATGtcttatatattaattgattaaatataactAGGCTTAGTACaatatattatgaaaaaagaaagaacttaTATATGATATAACATGATCAATAAAAATCAAGCAGGGTGTGATTCTTTCCCTCTTAtttctttaacttttcaaattatttatttgataaattaatatagttttattattattggtttacaagttaattatcttaaatattgaagtgtatatatatatatatatttatttgaaatacaAATTCTACATGAATAATATATGGGCAGGGTAGGGTAGGTTGAAGATATTTTTCTTccaacattaaaaaaaaacttcttcttcatacattaatataatatatatatatatatatagattatgGTCGGtaaatatattacatatataaataaaactaagttgGCTTGTCCCTTTCCACTTCTCCATTTGCAAAGCTGTTCTTTGCCGGCAGCCGACCATCTCCACCGCCGATTTCTATATTCTTATGTAACACTTTTGTCGTCCATTGATTGAATGAATGAGCAGTCACATAATATTATCTAAGcaattataaagttatatattagtGGTACGTATATGGAGTTAGTGGTCTTTATCCTAAGAAAAATATCACCACCAATCAGTACTACTGGCTAGCCACTGGCCCACGTCCATGGCACCACCTAGTCGACATTTTGATCCCATCTCTTTCTCCCTATGAGCTATTGGTCATGTTCAGTGTCGAGTTTCATTGTATATTTGGCACATGTATAGAATAAAATTCCTCTATAAGGAGGCTATATATAGTTTGACCCAACTAAGTAGTTTCTTACAGTATAATAAGTAGAATAATGGTATGTGTGTACATACGTATGCTTATCTTTTGTTGTTATATTAATGGAATTAAAGATTGGTTATATACGTGTACAACCTTGTACTTATCTTAGGATTACTATTTTTAACACTTTTTTCGTGTGTTTAAATCTTGGTTTTCctcattaataaaatgagcTTTTCCAAAATACAATCCTCTCCTATGctatcaaaatgaaaaaagaaaaaaaaaattaaattaaattcatttcatttgaaCAAAAAGATACGagagataaagtaaaatagaaatgataaaattaggAAGAGATATATCGatgttatgaaatatataatatatattttgttaaaatttagtttaattataactaatttcacataaatttgattgcgttaaaacatgtaaatttgatatttataaataaattttataaatttcaatcaaaCGCAGTATaaagagatttttatttttataattgctGAGACGTTTTCAttagttttttcattttatcgtaattaatttcttctaCTGTGTTAGGAAATGCAATAATGAGTAATTATATCATGAATTGGATTTCTCATATCATTATATGACATGAAATGacaatttattaagaatatataataatataattttttttaaaaagtcattaactctttattaacaaaaaaaattctcGACCGaccaaatattaatttttcatatattaatatttaatacattgatattaaaaaaaatccgattcataccataatttttcaataatgaTATACTTGCTAGAATCCAACGAATAGAAAAGGTTAATTATGAGGGTTGATGATGGAATTTTGGATTATTATGTGAGAATGCATACAAATAAACTGATGCTTAATCCAATAATGATCAAGAACATAATTAAATGCCATTAATTTGAGTTGCAAGAAATAAATTCAACTCTCATATCATTCCTATTTTAAGGTGCTTACCTTTGAATAAATCCactatttatcttttatcttttgcaATGATCCATGACAGGAAAGCCAAAAGAATACTGGTGATTACAAAATCTGAAAGGGATGTAAAAACTagaatcatttttttaaaaagaaagagaacaaCTTCGaaccaaaataataataaaagaaaaagaaaaagcaattagaaaatattcattaatttaattacaaattgGTCTCATCCACTAAAATAGATGACCTACGAGCTTGAAAATGTACCCACTAGTCACCCACCATTTTAGTGTAACCGGGGCAGATATGCATCACTACTTTATGCAGTCCTCAAAACGACTTTACATTTGATATCATCCACTAAAAAAACTGGACAAAACGGTCCAATCAAAGAAATTAGATTTCACTACTTTATGCGGAAAAGTAATCTATATACTTTTgactaaaatatgaaataaataacaattctaactatttaatttatttcttttaaagattatattttaatatagatTAAGATTCTAATATATTCAGTTCTTAAATACAAGTACTcgttatgtatatattaaaaaacacaaatcaattctaattaaatttgcaattatGTCCTTAAATTAACAAGAAATTCGCCAAATATTTACTACAAATCCATTCAATGGGTAAGATTATCTAACTATaatctttataatttagtgattgaatacaatttctttttttcttcttatcaGTTGGGTCCTTTtccttaaaaaagaaaaagaagaaaaaggttaGGAAGACAATGGAGTAATAGAATAAGCACAAAAACTTTTAACTCTCTTCATCCTTTACAattggattttatttttgacattgaCTTATCATATTGTATATTCTATTCCTCCTTTTCCATGTTCATGAATTTTGTTTGTAGAGGACAAAATTCAGGGGTAATTGtaaattgttaatattaatataatatcccCTTTGAGTGGAAAAACTATCATAATCCAACATGTAATATCTTATTAACGTTTTGTAGCTTTAACTAAACTTGAAGAATGCTCACTGGcctaaacaaaacaaaaaagaaaaaagaaaaaaaaaactatataatacCTGTAAAAATGCTGCAATCATCAAACTTGACGTTTTGCAATcttacaattatttaataagttttctttagaaaaatgaattgaaataataaaataggttTGTCGAGAAAGAGTCAAATGCAAAGACAATGGAAAGTTCATTTTATAGCTTAATAACATAGCTACTTGTAGGGTTTTcactctaatttttaattagtgtTTGCCTTCCGTTATGGACATGTATTGAAAAGGTAGGTGCTCGAGCCAGTAAAATCGAAccgaaatttaaaaatttaaataaaaataattgatttaatttgctttttatttatttatttatttatatatatttggctcaatttatttttttaaaaatttaaagttaatttaaatcaatttagacTCTATTTGATCTAGTaaggaatttttctttgatttttttcgagtaaattatatatttcaacttCTTAAATACCCAAAAGATACTATATAAAACTagattgataatatttttttattgaagttTATTGAGGAAACTATGATGATTTACAAaaagtttattaaaaaatgtagaTTTTAGCCTATAAAATAACTATGCATTTAAGCTATTTTACACTACAAACACATATTTTATCCCACAATATAATCTGGATACTTGGATTGCCACCCCGAACCCACCGAGActatgattatatatatattaggaaaaataataaaaatattaatatatttgaattttttattaaaatacagtgtaaatttttttcacttttattatgtgaaatatataagatattgatcttttaattttttttaaatatgattttttggtttttttttttttataaaccaaccaaaaaaaataaaaataactgaaaaattattctgtattttttaaaaattaaaaaaatagtattttttcttttaaaattacacagtacaaataatatatatatttttattaattttagaggAATTTCTTAAAAGTTCCCTATGTATTAAGAGATGTTTACTCCCGATTCGGTCCAATTTTGATCCAATAAAAACTGACCCTTGATAGACCACTTGGGTTGGGCTCTAGTTTTGGGCCACTTGTTCACTAGAAACAAACGACAGTTTCCATCATCTTGTCGTTTTGAACAACAAGCAGAagagacaaaaaagaaaaagaaacaaacgaTCTGAACCTTTAAAAAACAGTCCATACAGACGACATATCGTATAATGAGGTAGCAAAAAGCTTAAACCCTTAAAACCTCACAGGGAAGCTTTAGAATTGTAGTAAACAAAGAAAGACAGGTTTGGGCAGCCATAGAAGAGGAACAGCAACAAGACCGCAGCTATGGTGAAAGCGTACCTACGGTACGAGCCAGCGACGTCGTTTGGTGTAATAGCATCAGTAGAGTCAAACATAACGTATGACAGCTCCGGTAAGCACCTTTTAGCTCCGGCACTCGAAAAAGTCGGAGTTTGGCACGTCCGTCAAGGCATCTGCACCAAAACCCTAACTCCTTCTACTTCCTCTCGTAACGGTCCATCTCTCGCCGTTACATCTGTTGTAtcattctcttcttcttcttcttcttcttctctggtaatttatcaaatttctctcatttcatcttttcttctccttggttgctgagaaaaaagaaatctaatttttttgttttttttttgcgTTCTAagaattgtttttattttttttattgtttggaAGTCTACAATGtgaaaattcaattcaatgcTTTAGAGTCTGTTTGGAAAGTCTAAAAGTGGAACATTTcatttgaattgaattctatTTAGTCAATTTATGTCTGGATGAAAAAATAGACATTTTGAAAGAACTTGAAGTTTGGCAAGAATTGAATTGAAAGGAATTTTGCAAATGATTAACACAAACAAGGCTTTAATCAATTCTCATGCCGGGTTAGTTTATGGTTGCTAGACTTCAACTCCTTCTACTCAAAACAACGAAAGCATTTTGAAAGGAACAACACAATATTAAAAGTCATATGATTTTGCAAGAATTCAGTTTCTCAACAATGCCCGACTATAAAGGATGAGAGAGTGAAGGTGACTTTTCTTGAATTGGAATGCAGGTAGCAAGTGGTTATGCAGATGGTAGTATAAGAATTTGGGATAGTGACAAAGGAACCTGTGAGACCACATTGAATGGGCACAAAGGAGCCGTTACTGTTTTAAGGTATAATAGGTCCGGGGCTTTGCTTGCATCTGGAAGTAaagataatgatattataCTGTGGGATGTTGTTGGAGAGACTGGCCTTTTTCGCCTCCGTGGACATCGTGACCAGGTTTGTTATGACTGTTAATTAATGAAGTTGTTGATGAATTGGGACCTCTTCTGGGAATATTTTGGTCTTCTGTTATGATTCTTATTTATGTCTTGATCCTTCTTATATTGCAGATCACTGACCTTGTTTTCTTGGATTCTGGTAAAAAACTTGTTAGTTCTTCCAAAGACAAATTCTTGAGAGTTTGGGATCTTGAGACACAGCACTGTATGCAAATAATCAGTGGCCATCACAGTGAAATTTGGTCAATTGATGTTGATCCTGAGGAAAGATATTTGGTTAGTGGTTCTGCAGATCCAGAACTTCGGTTTTACACAGTTAAGCACGATTTGATGGATGGAAAGGACTTGTCCAATGAAAATGGTAATCAAATTGTGAAGAATGGAGCGTCTTCCACTCAAAATAAATGGGAGATTCTGAAGCTGTTTGGTGAAATTCAGAGGCAGAACAAGGATAGAGTTGCCACTGTGAGATTCAACAAGTCTGGAAATTTACTGGCATGTCAAGTGGCAGGAAAAACAGTGGACATATTCCGGGTGCTAGATGAGAATGAAGCAAAACGTAAAGCAAAACGGAGGCTTCATaggaagaaagagaagaagtcTGCAAAAGGGGAAGTTGAGGTAGCTGAAAATAAAGATGTGAAACTTGTAACTGACGAAGATGGAGCTGCCCTTGTGGTAACTGTCTCTGATGTTTTCAAGCTTCTTCAAACCCTTCGAGCAAGCAAAAAGATCTGTTCCATCTCCTTTAGCCCAGTTGTTCCTGGGAAATCCTTGGCTACACTAGCATTGTCtttgaataataatttactgGAATTTTATTCTGTTGAAAGTAGTACAGCTACAAAATCACTATCTATTGAGCTCCAGGGGCACCGTTCCGATGTCAGAAGTGTTACTCTTAGTTCAGACAATACTCTTTTGATGTCAACAAGTCACAACGCAGTAAAGTTTTGGAATCCAAGTACTGGCTCTTGCCTTCGAACTATTGATTCAGGGTATGGACTGTGTGGCTTAATTATTCCACACAATAAGTATGCACTTGTGGGAACTAAAGATGGAAATATAGAAGTAATTGACATTGGGAGCGGTACTTGCATTGAGGCTGTGGAAGCTCATGGTGGCTCAGTAAGGTCTATTGCTTCCATTCCAAATGAAAATGGTTTTGTCACAGGCAGTGCAGATCACGATGTTAAGTTCTGGGAGTATCAAGTCAAGCAGAATCCTGGTCAAGTATGGTCTTTCATGCCTTCTATTAATGttgattttatgtataatCTTTTGAGGAAAGAGACTTATACCCATGTTGTCAATCCTATTTAcgtataaattattatttttttcttctgggGAAAACTTCTTTGCAGATAAAATGACAACAGTTAAAAAAAACTTCATGTCtatataaagtaataaaaaaaaaaaaaccgaTTTCGTGTTCATATAAAGTAATCAGTATTTGAACAATACTACTTTTGGATCACTGCCCTTTTGGAATTTATCGGTTGGTACCAGTAACAAAACTTGTGACTTTAAATTAAGGCATGCTCCTTATGTGCTTGGTAAGTTAAAATGAGGCTAAATTGCGTCTGTTTAAATTTCAGGATACAAAGCACCTTGCAGTGTCAAATGTGAGGACTATGAAGATGAATGATGATGTTCTAGTGCTTGCAGTTAGCCCTGATGCTAAATATATTGCTGTTGCACTTTTGGACTGCACCGTGAAGGTCAAATTGACTTCTTTAACCTTCCAgtttggatttaattattttctttttcgttCCTGTTAGTTTggcttttatatttttcttcttcaattgcTGGCTAAGTTGCAAGCTTactaattttaagaaaaatggagGGATACTGCCATTGTGTAGCCTGGTCTAGTCCAATAAAAGCCATTTCAGAACAGAAATAATGAGGATAAGGAACTgaaaattaattgtcaaatgtaTTTATTAACCTATAGTAATTTATGTTGAAATGCAAGCTTAAAACCAGATAAAGAAATCCTTAACCTAGGTATTTCATAATAGTCACCAAGTGTCAGtaacatattataatatactctCTCAGGATAAAAAActtgtatttttgtaataGGAATTTTGAGCAGTACTGGAACAAATCTGTATGGTTTGACACTCGATTGCTACAAATTACTAATTGTTCTGTGACATGTACATTAATGCATTCAGGTTTTCTATGCGGACACACTCAAATTTTTCCTTTCGTTATATGGGCACAAACTGCCTGTGCTATGTATGGACATTTCATCAGATGGAGATCTGATGGTTACTGGTTCTGCAgacaaaaatttgaagataTGGGGTTTGGATTTTGGTGACTGCCATAAATCCCTTTTTGCCCATGCTGATAGGTTTGTCATATTATAGTTGTACACAAGCTAGATAATGTTTTCTTTAACGTTTGGCTTGTGTATAAAATTCTGATGAGCTATTTCTTTGATAGTGTTATGGCAGTGCAATTCGTGCGCAATACCCATTACATGTTCAGTGTCGGGAAAGATCGGCTTGTTAAGTACTGGGATGCTGATAAGTTTGAGCTACTTTTAACTCTTGAGGGACATCATGCAGATGTTTGGTGTCTTGCAGTCAGCAATCGCGGTGATTTTCTTGTTACAGGGTCTCATGATCGGTCCATACGCCGTTGGGATCGGACTGAAGAGCCATTCTTCATTGAGGTATTTTTGTCTTGTTCCATTTGTTTTGTCATTTCTGTTTCGTAATATATGCTCAATGCATTTAATATATGGGTTTTCCAATATGTCCTATGATTTTGCAGGAGGAGAAGGAAAAGAGATTGGAAGAAATGTTTGAGGCTGACCTTGATAATGCATTTGAAAACAAGTACGCCCCGAAGGAAGAACTTCCAGAGGAGGGAGCTGTGGCCTTGGCAGGAAAGAAAACCCAGGAAACCCTTACAGCAACTGACTTAATAATTGATGCCTTAGATGTAGCAGAGTTAGAATCAAAGCGGATTTCTGAGCATGAGGTATGCTGATTCTTCCTCTATGGCGTCATTTCCTCAAATTAATATCTTGAATTTTAACTCATCGGGAGTTCTCTATGAAAGGAGAAATATATTGGATACATCTCCATGTTTAAGTTACGTGATTATTAGCCAGGGTTGCCTTTGAAAAGTTGCCCTTGAGTGTTGGCAGGCTTATGATTTAGGcttatctaatttattttatgatagcTACTGGCCCCTTTATTGTTCAACTTAGATTTCTTTGCACGACCAGAGACTTTAGTTTTATGAGTGAGGAGAGGTTTTGCTTCAAATGAGAGATTGGATTGGGCCACTGACTCTGCACAGTACTAAAAGTGACAAAAGTATC
Coding sequences within:
- the LOC8283965 gene encoding WD repeat-containing protein 3 isoform X1, giving the protein MVKAYLRYEPATSFGVIASVESNITYDSSGKHLLAPALEKVGVWHVRQGICTKTLTPSTSSRNGPSLAVTSVVSFSSSSSSSSLVASGYADGSIRIWDSDKGTCETTLNGHKGAVTVLRYNRSGALLASGSKDNDIILWDVVGETGLFRLRGHRDQITDLVFLDSGKKLVSSSKDKFLRVWDLETQHCMQIISGHHSEIWSIDVDPEERYLVSGSADPELRFYTVKHDLMDGKDLSNENGNQIVKNGASSTQNKWEILKLFGEIQRQNKDRVATVRFNKSGNLLACQVAGKTVDIFRVLDENEAKRKAKRRLHRKKEKKSAKGEVEVAENKDVKLVTDEDGAALVVTVSDVFKLLQTLRASKKICSISFSPVVPGKSLATLALSLNNNLLEFYSVESSTATKSLSIELQGHRSDVRSVTLSSDNTLLMSTSHNAVKFWNPSTGSCLRTIDSGYGLCGLIIPHNKYALVGTKDGNIEVIDIGSGTCIEAVEAHGGSVRSIASIPNENGFVTGSADHDVKFWEYQVKQNPGQDTKHLAVSNVRTMKMNDDVLVLAVSPDAKYIAVALLDCTVKVFYADTLKFFLSLYGHKLPVLCMDISSDGDLMVTGSADKNLKIWGLDFGDCHKSLFAHADSVMAVQFVRNTHYMFSVGKDRLVKYWDADKFELLLTLEGHHADVWCLAVSNRGDFLVTGSHDRSIRRWDRTEEPFFIEEEKEKRLEEMFEADLDNAFENKYAPKEELPEEGAVALAGKKTQETLTATDLIIDALDVAELESKRISEHEEEKTRGSIAVFQPNPIMQGLVPSDYILHALSNVHSNDLEQTLLALPFSDALKLLSYLKDWVSNPDKVELVCRVATVLLQTHYNQLVTTPAARPVLTVLKDILYARVQECKDTLGFNLAAMDHLKQLMASKSDAPFRDAKTKLLEIRSQQSKRLEARTDTREEKQKKKKQKK
- the LOC8283965 gene encoding WD repeat-containing protein 3 isoform X2, which translates into the protein MTAPVASGYADGSIRIWDSDKGTCETTLNGHKGAVTVLRYNRSGALLASGSKDNDIILWDVVGETGLFRLRGHRDQITDLVFLDSGKKLVSSSKDKFLRVWDLETQHCMQIISGHHSEIWSIDVDPEERYLVSGSADPELRFYTVKHDLMDGKDLSNENGNQIVKNGASSTQNKWEILKLFGEIQRQNKDRVATVRFNKSGNLLACQVAGKTVDIFRVLDENEAKRKAKRRLHRKKEKKSAKGEVEVAENKDVKLVTDEDGAALVVTVSDVFKLLQTLRASKKICSISFSPVVPGKSLATLALSLNNNLLEFYSVESSTATKSLSIELQGHRSDVRSVTLSSDNTLLMSTSHNAVKFWNPSTGSCLRTIDSGYGLCGLIIPHNKYALVGTKDGNIEVIDIGSGTCIEAVEAHGGSVRSIASIPNENGFVTGSADHDVKFWEYQVKQNPGQDTKHLAVSNVRTMKMNDDVLVLAVSPDAKYIAVALLDCTVKVFYADTLKFFLSLYGHKLPVLCMDISSDGDLMVTGSADKNLKIWGLDFGDCHKSLFAHADSVMAVQFVRNTHYMFSVGKDRLVKYWDADKFELLLTLEGHHADVWCLAVSNRGDFLVTGSHDRSIRRWDRTEEPFFIEEEKEKRLEEMFEADLDNAFENKYAPKEELPEEGAVALAGKKTQETLTATDLIIDALDVAELESKRISEHEEEKTRGSIAVFQPNPIMQGLVPSDYILHALSNVHSNDLEQTLLALPFSDALKLLSYLKDWVSNPDKVELVCRVATVLLQTHYNQLVTTPAARPVLTVLKDILYARVQECKDTLGFNLAAMDHLKQLMASKSDAPFRDAKTKLLEIRSQQSKRLEARTDTREEKQKKKKQKK